From Musa acuminata AAA Group cultivar baxijiao chromosome BXJ3-8, Cavendish_Baxijiao_AAA, whole genome shotgun sequence, one genomic window encodes:
- the LOC135645118 gene encoding uncharacterized protein LOC135645118, translated as MRSHSCSKHAVNRSVEVEKPNHKEEPHLSGAYIRSLVKQLSSSRSRASTDPSSAKEEVVGGVFQDLGSHGEHLHGAQQQQQLPRSRPPKKQVRRRLHTTRPYQERLFNMAEARREIVAALRLHRAAIKQANEHQQQQQNSAPVSNFNLSAPPSKETSNELMGSVRNTTNHLPNYNFTNYLHGAPFSPITFPSSFSWACPSITPLSISDNLNFPLPDQPLGLNLNLQSFKDIDISLRHNHRDQQPIESSQASSSSCSYSPPSAMLGIELLAVSNNSKQASQVRLDPASMPLHLAMDDEEMAEIHSIGEQHDMEWNDKVNLATTAWWSKFLKSMEGGLEEREGGVGADRLHVFDEFLDIPSWLNDGVEGNTKETSSCQQDLDDNFQVEDYLQDTSLASLDIGEIGYW; from the exons ATGAGGAGCCACTCCTGCTCCAAGCACGCCGTCAACAGAAGCGTGGAGGTGGAGAAGCCAAACCACAAAGAAGAACCGCATCTATCCGGTGCGTACATTCGTAGTCTTGTCAAGCAACTGAGCTCCTCTAGGTCCAGAGCTTCAACAGATCCATCGTCAGCGAAAGAGGAGGTTGTAGGTGGTGTTTTCCAAGATCTTGGCAGCCATGGTGAGCACCTTCATGGagcacagcaacaacaacaattaCCAAGGTCAAGGCCACCTAAGAAACAAGTGAGAAGAAGACTCCACACAACCAGGCCTTACCAGGAAAGATTGTTCAACATGGCAGAAGCTCGAAGAGAGATTGTAGCTGCCCTCAGATTGCACAGAGCTGCCATTAAACAAGCAAATGAACATCAGCAACAACAACAGAACTCGGCACCAGTATCAAATTTCAACCTCTCTGCACCGCCCTCGAAAGAAACATCGAATGAGCTGATGGGTTCTGTGAGGAACACTACAAATCATCTGCCGAATTACAACTTTACTAACTACTTGCATGGCGCTCCTTTCTCGCCCATAActttcccttcttccttctcgtGGGCTTGTCCATCGATTACACCTTTGTCCATCTCTGATAACCTGAATTTTCCTTTGCCTGATCAGCCATTAGGCCTAAACCTCAACCTTCAAAGTTTCAAGGATATCGACATTTCCTTGCGCCACAACCACCGCGATCAACAACCAATTGAATCATCACAAGCTTCATCATCGTCTTGTTCTTATTCTCCTCCTAGTGCCATGTTGGGTATAGAATTACTGGCTGTCTCAAACAATTCCAAACAAGCCTCTCAAGTTCGATTGGACCCTGCATCCATGCCGCTGCACCTGGCGATGGATGATGAAGAGATGGCAGAGATACATTCAATTGGGGAACAACACGACATGGAGTGGAATGATAAAGTGAATTTGGCAACAACAGCATGGTGGAGTAAATTCCTGAAAAGCATGGAAGGTGGCCTAGAGGAGAGAGAGGGTGGAGTCGGTGCAGATAGGCTTCATGTGTTTGATGAGTTCCTAGATATACCATCTTGGTTAAATGATGGTGTCGAAGGGAATACAAAGGAGACTTCCTCTTGTCAGCAAGATTTGGATGACAATTTTCAAGTGGAGGATTATTTGCAAGATACATCCTTGGCAAG CTTGGATATTGGAGAAATTGGATATTGGTAA
- the LOC135645180 gene encoding ethylene-responsive transcription factor ERF017-like, producing MEKAATGKQAQSSSSSPRYKGVRMRKWGSWVAEVRFPNSRERLWLGSHPTAEQAARAYDAAVYCLRGTRAAFNFPDQPPQIPSAERLSKEEIRAAAMQFAQEETRRPAGEAQESGGENSTEAVGQGKGSSVTTAVEGLMMEDSFVAAGALPEWWTEEDEDAWGAVAASTDDIYSSSPLWNF from the coding sequence ATGGAGAAGGCGGCCACCGGCAAGCAAGCGCAGTCATCGTCGTCGTCACCGCGATACAAGGGAGTGCGGATGAGGAAGTGGGGCTCGTGGGTCGCAGAGGTGCGGTTTCCCAACAGCCGGGAGAGGCTGTGGCTCGGCTCCCACCCCACCGCCGAGCAGGCCGCCAGGGCCTACGATGCTGCCGTGtactgtctccgtggcactcgtgCGGCGTTCAACTTCCCCGACCAGCCGCCCCAAATACCCTCGGCGGAGAGGCTGAGCAAGGAGGAGATACGGGCGGCGGCCATGCAGTTCGCGCAGGAGGAGACGAGGCGGCCTGCTGGGGAAGCACAGGAGAGTGGCGGGGAGAATTCGACGGAGGCGGTGGGTCAAGGGAAGGGGAGCTCGGTGACGACGGCAGTAGAGGGATTGATGATGGAGGATTCTTTCGTAGCAGCAGGAGCACTACCGGAGTGGTGGACCGAGGAGGATGAGGATGCTTGGGGTGCTGTTGCTGCTTCTACCGATGACATATATAGCTCATCACCTCTCTGGAATTTCTAA